The DNA window CGCGAAATTGCCTAGAACGAAGACGGCCGCATCGTACTCCTCGATGAACGCCTTCTCATCCGCCGTGACCTGCGCCGTCCCCCGGCCTTTTCCTCTGGCCAAACCCATTACCACCGTGATCGCTCCGAAGCGGCGGAGGTGCTCGGCGATGTCGCACACCGGATGGGGCATGTGATGCCTTCCCAGGGTGGGAGCGACCACCGCAATCTCCGTTCCGGCCAAAGGCACCTCCACCAGCTTCGCCCCCAGCTCTCTGGACTTGAGCTCGATGGTGGGCCGGTCCTCCTCGGGAATGGCCATGGTGACCGTAATCATGACCTGGCTCTGGGTCTTCTGGATGACGAAGCCGCCCAGGTCCTCGATGAGCTCGTACAGCTCGCTGATGCGATATACACCGCCATCGAACATCAGCACTTCATACATCCTCCACCACCTCCTCCTGCTCCTCGGGCGCGGTCTCCATCTCTCGGTGCACCTTCTCGGCCAAGGATATGTACTCTGGCTGCATTACGTGCTCCGTCGCCGCCACCGTCATTACGCTCTCGGAAAGGATGTTGTGGCGCACCTTGAAGCCCTCCGGCAGCAGGCGCCAGACCGCGTCCAGCACCTCCTTCTTGAGCTCCTGCCCCGGGTCCAGCTCCAGGTCCTCCAGCTCCTCCTGCTTGATGCCGTGCACCAGCACCTCCAGACGGGTGATCTGCTCGATGCGCTCCCGGCCGAAGCGCTTCCATAAGAGAGCGAGTAGCGCCGGAGCGTAGCTCTCGTCCCCGATCATCATGTAGGTGTCCCTCTGCCTCTGCTCGACCGTGCTGATGTCGGAAATCTTGACCGCGGTCCTGGCTCGGCGGGTGCGGATGGAGACCAGGAACAAAGGCACCTCGGGCTTCACTACCAAACGAGCTACCTCCACGCGATTGGTCAGGCCCAGATCGACGAGGATGCGCTCGAACAGCTCGGCGTAGACCTCGTTCCCGAACTCCTCCGTCCCTTCCACCCTGATGTTCATCTGTGCCCCTCGATGAATCCTGAGGCCAATAGGGCCGCGCCTGCCGAACCGATGTACTGGGCGTTCGGAGGCACGATGGGCTTCTGGCCGATCACCGAGCCGATGGCGGTGACCATGCCGCTTATGAGGGAGGTACCTCCCACTTGGATCACCGGTTGGCGAACATCGATCTCCTGCAGCTGCTGTTCGTAGATCTGCTCGGCCACGCTGTGGCAGGCCGCGGCCGCCACGTCCGCCGTGGTATGACCGGCGGCCAAAGAGGTCACCAGGTCCTGGATGCCGAAGATGGAGCAATAGGAGTTCATCTGCACCTTCCTCCAGTCCCCTTGATCGGCCAACTTCCCCAGCTCGGTGATCTCCACCTGAAGGCGCTTGGCGGTGAGCTCCAAGAAACGGCCTGAAGCTCCGGCGCATATTCCTCCCATGGTGAAGTTGTCCGGGATGCCGTCGCGCACGGTGATGGCTTTGTTGTCCATTCCTCCGATGTCGATGATGGTCGCTTCGCCTTTCTGCCTGTCAGCGAGCCAGACCGCGCCCTTGGAGTTGACGGTTAGTTCCTCCTGCACCAGCTGGCAGTTCATCTTCTTCCCGATGATGTATCGGCCGTAGCCTGTGACACCGATAGCCTCCAGCTCGTTGCGCTTCACCCCCGCCTCCGTCAGGGCCTTCTCCAATGCCACCTCGGCGGAGAGGATCACCTCCCCGGTGGGATGCCAGAATTTGCCGATGATCTGGTTGTCCCGCAGGATCATGGCCTTGGTGGTGGACGAGCCGGAGTCGATGCCGGCGGTCAGACCGACCTGCCTTTCCCGGGCCAGTAGCTCCTTCCTCTCCACGATGGTCACCAGCGCCTCCATGCGGGTGAGCAGCTGCCCGGATTTGGTGCGCTCCGTGAATGAGTATGTGACGACAGGCATCCGGGAGCGCTCTTGCACGAAGCGCCTCAGTTCATTCCTCACCAGCGCTGCTTCGGCGCAGCGGAAGCAGGAGGCGATGAAAACGGCATCGGCATCGTAGCGTCCCTCGGTGACGGCCAACGCCCGCGCGATCATGAGCTTGAGCTGCGCGCTGGTGGGCGTGAACCCGAACTCCTGCACCGCCCGGTCGATGTCCTTGACGTCCACGTCGGGGAACACCATCTTCGCTCCCACCGTGGAGGCGGCGCGCTCGATCTCCGGTTGCACCCCGCTATACTCCGTGCCGCAGGAGAGCTGGGCGATCTTGATCATTTCAGAGCCTCCAGGAATTGCTTGATCTTGTTGACCATGACCTTAGCCTCGCCTTCGTTGGTGGGGTATTGGACCATCAGCACGGGGATCTTGCGCTTCTTGACCAGGAAGCGGACCATCTCGTCCGTGCGGTGGCAGCCCACGCAGCCGAATTCGAATGGAGCCTCCTCCATGATGATGGCCGCCTCCGCCTGGTCGATGAGCGGCCCCCAGACCGCCAATCTGCCTCGAATTCCAGAGGGCACTTCGATGCCGGCATATTTCAGCCCCTTCTTGACGTCCTCGGGCGTGACGTTCAAGGGGGGCGATTCGATCTCCGGGTTGGCGACCTTATCGCCGATCGCGCCCATGAGGCTGAGCGGTTCGTGGCCATATCTTTCCACCAGGTCGAACAGGATCAGGCTGTTGGGCGGCACGATGAAGACCTTCACTTTGACTCCTCCACTATCTTCTTGAGCTTGTTCACAGGCAACTTCTGCTTACGGGGCGTCTCGCACACTACCTCGCCCTTTCTGGCCGAGGCGACGCCCTTCTCGATCAACGAAAGGCATTCCCATTCCTTCTCCAGCTGGGTGAATCCGGGTCGGGAGCCATGATGCGCGCGACAGCGTCGGGCATCGCCCATGGGGAATCCCCGGACCTT is part of the Methanomassiliicoccales archaeon genome and encodes:
- a CDS encoding methanogenesis marker 17 protein, coding for MNIRVEGTEEFGNEVYAELFERILVDLGLTNRVEVARLVVKPEVPLFLVSIRTRRARTAVKISDISTVEQRQRDTYMMIGDESYAPALLALLWKRFGRERIEQITRLEVLVHGIKQEELEDLELDPGQELKKEVLDAVWRLLPEGFKVRHNILSESVMTVAATEHVMQPEYISLAEKVHREMETAPEEQEEVVEDV
- a CDS encoding methanogenesis marker 15 protein, whose protein sequence is MIKIAQLSCGTEYSGVQPEIERAASTVGAKMVFPDVDVKDIDRAVQEFGFTPTSAQLKLMIARALAVTEGRYDADAVFIASCFRCAEAALVRNELRRFVQERSRMPVVTYSFTERTKSGQLLTRMEALVTIVERKELLARERQVGLTAGIDSGSSTTKAMILRDNQIIGKFWHPTGEVILSAEVALEKALTEAGVKRNELEAIGVTGYGRYIIGKKMNCQLVQEELTVNSKGAVWLADRQKGEATIIDIGGMDNKAITVRDGIPDNFTMGGICAGASGRFLELTAKRLQVEITELGKLADQGDWRKVQMNSYCSIFGIQDLVTSLAAGHTTADVAAAACHSVAEQIYEQQLQEIDVRQPVIQVGGTSLISGMVTAIGSVIGQKPIVPPNAQYIGSAGAALLASGFIEGHR
- a CDS encoding methanogenesis marker 5 protein, which gives rise to MKVFIVPPNSLILFDLVERYGHEPLSLMGAIGDKVANPEIESPPLNVTPEDVKKGLKYAGIEVPSGIRGRLAVWGPLIDQAEAAIIMEEAPFEFGCVGCHRTDEMVRFLVKKRKIPVLMVQYPTNEGEAKVMVNKIKQFLEALK
- a CDS encoding methanogenesis marker 6 protein; the encoded protein is MAKQNETRMIVIAPSSSVTPDQITRLIHSLGGEITVKETCYGAMVEGSKQAVAEAVNAVRKLDPDRIFTKVRGFPMGDARRCRAHHGSRPGFTQLEKEWECLSLIEKGVASARKGEVVCETPRKQKLPVNKLKKIVEESK